CATGTCTGCGGACGGATCGACGGCGGAGACGGAGAGTCCACGGTCCAGCAGCAGGGAAGTGAACTTCCCGGTGCCGGCACCGACGTCGACGGCGTCCCGCGCTCCGGTGGGAACGAGCCAGTCCGCTGACTCTTCCGGATAACCTGGGCGCACCCGCTGGTAGTGCTCGCCGCCGTCCCGGAAGCTCCCGCCAAGCTCCTGCCGCCGCCCGTGGTCGAGTTTGGGGCCACCCCGTCCCACGTCCGGCCTCCTTCGTCTGATGCCCTTGGGTATCCTTCGAATTTACCGCAAACGCCGCTGTTAGGTGTTCAGTGCTAAGCCAGCGGTAAGTCAGTCCTCGATGCAGGGCGCAGCGCCCGCGGTTCCGGGGGTGTTGGGTGCCCACTCCGGGTAGGTCCGGGTATCGTTCGCCGGAACCCACCGGCTGGAGTCCACGACGTAATCCCATCCCAGGCCCGTACGGCGGAGTTCCTCGATGCCGGCCAGCAGACGCTGGGCGTCTTCCAGCCGTGAACCCACGCCGAAGCTGGCGCGCAGGGAACCGGAGGGAAGGCCAAGGCGCTTGAGCAGCGGGTGCGCGCAGAAGCGTCCGTCGCGCAGGCCTACCCCATGTTCGGCAGACAGGTATGCGGCCACCAGGCCGGCATCGTAACCGGCTACGGAGAAGTTCACGACCCCGATGGTGTCCGTTTCGGGATCCGTGTCCTTGAAGATCTGATGTACGGTAACGCCCTCGATCCTCTGGAGTCCCTCCACCAGGAAAGACCTGATGGCCGACTCATGGGCGTGCCAGCGGTCCTGATCCAAAGCAGCGATCACCTGGGTGGCGCGGGCCAGGGTGGCAGCACCAAGGACGTTGGGTGAGCCGCCCTCGTGGCGAGCCGGCCCTGTGGTCCAGCTGACGCCGTCGAGCCTGGCTTCACGGACGGCTCCGCCGCCGGCGAGGTGAGGGGTTCCGAGATCGAGCCAGTCAGGCCTGCCCACCAGGACGCCCGCGCCGAAGGGCGCATAAAGCTTGTGACCGGAGAAGGCGAGGTAGTCGACGTCGTCGGTGCTGATGCTGATGCGCCGGTGCGGCGCCAGCTGGGCGGCGTCCACCACGATCCGGGCACCGTGTTCGTGCGCCAGCGTTGCAAGGGCCCGGATGGGCAGGATCTCACCGGTTACATTGGACGCACCGGTGACGGCCAGCAGGCTTACGCCGCCCTGCTCCAGTTCCGCCCGGAGTGCCTCGATGGTGCCGGCGATGGTGTCGGCGGCCACTACACTGCGGTGCGGCAGGCCCTGCCACGGCAGAAGGTTGGCGTGATGCTCGATGTCCAGATAAAGCACGTCGCCGTTCGGACGTCCGTCAGTACTCGGAAGACAGCCGGCCAGCAGGTTCAGCGAATCGGTGGTGTTGCGGGTAAAGACAACTGAGTCATCAGGGCGGCCACCCACAAAGTCACGGACGATGTTGCGTGCGTTCTCATAGACGGACGTGCTGATCTGCGATGCGTAGCCGGCACCACGATGGACGCTGGCGTAGAACGGCAGGATCTCATTGAGATAGGCCGACACAACGGAGAGGGCAGGAGCGGACGCGCCATAGTCAAGGTTGGCGTACCGGACGTGCCCGCCTTGGATCAGGGGCGCCTGAATCTCGGCACCGGTGACGGCGGACAGCGGACGGCCCGCAATGGCATTGCGTTCACTGAACAGCGTGGCCGGGCTGGTGGTGTGTACGGGGGCGGCGATGTTGGGGGAGACGGTGGCAGTTGTCACAGAGACCTCACTGTAAGAAGGACCCCTCCATGGGAATCCGCGCTTGCCGGGTCCGTTCCGGACCGGCCTGGTCGTCACCCGGGGCACCCCACCGCGAATGGAGGGTTGCCGGCCAGCAAACCGGGGTTTTGCGCTGGCACTCGTGACCTATTAAGAGCGTAGAACATGCTGCGGGCCAGGAAAAAGCGGGTTCCAATGTTAAGGGTTTTGTTACGCGGCGTTGTAAGAATCGGCTTTGCCCGAAGAATACGACGGCGGACGCACCCTAGTGGACGCGTCCGCCATCGAATATTCGGGTTTCCCGGTTAGAGGAGGTCGTCCAGATCCGGGTTGAGGCGCTTGAGAACCTCGGAGTGCAGGATCGAGTTGGTGGCCAGGGCGTTGCCTCCGAACGGGCCGTCCTCGCCGTCGAGGGACGTAAACCTGCCGCCGGCTTCAACCACGATGGGGACCAGGGCCGCCATGTCGTAGAGGTTCAGCTCAGGCTCGCAGGCAATGTCAACGGAACCCTCGGCCACCATGCAGTAGGACCAGAAGTCGCCGTATGCGCGCGTCCGCCAGACGTCCTCCGTCAGGCCGAGGAAGTCGTCCAGGCTCCCGCGTTCTTTCCATCCGCCGAGGCTGGAATAGGAGAGGGAGGCATCCGAAAGCTTCGACACGTCAGATACCCGGAGCCGGGTGGCGGCAGCAAGGGAGCGTCCCATGTATGCCCCGGCACCTTTGGCGGCCCACCAGCGTTTGCCCAGCGCAGGGGCGCTTACCACGCCAACGACGGGTTCGCCTTCATCGACCAGGGCAATCAGGGTGGCCCAGACGGGAACGCCGCGGACAAAGTTCTTGGTGCCGTCGATGGGATCGATGATCCAGCGCCGGGATCCATGCCCGGAACTGCCGAATTCCTCGCCCAGGACGGCGTCCCGTGGCCGGGAACGGGACAGCTGGCCGCGGATGGCTTCCTCGGCGGCCTTGTCCGCGTCGGTGACCGGCGTCAGGTCCGGCTTGGTCTCGACGTGCAAATCCAGGGCCTTGAAGCGGCTCATCGTCTGGTCATCCACGGAATCGGCCAGCACGTGGGCCAGGCGCAGGTCATCGTTGTAGCTCGAAGCGGATTGGATCATGGTTCCAAACTACCGTCAAAGCGCGGCCGGGGCGGGGACATTGGGGGTCCCGGGGTCATGAACCACTCTCAAGCCGTCGGGAAAAGAGTGGTTTCCGCTAGCTGATGCTGCCCAGTTCCTTGGTTTCCTGGCCTTCCAATCGCGGATCAGTGCCAAGGAGGCGCCGCAGCGACGCAAGCCGGGCTGGTCCGGTTGGACCGGCCTGGCCGTCAGCCACCCAGGCATCCAACCCGCAGTTCACCGCGGCCGCGGTGTGCTTGCAGCCACGTTCGCAGGCATCCGTGCCGGGCTCCAGATCAGGAAAGGAACGCAGGATCCGGTCCGGGTCAACATGGGCCAGGCCGAAGGAACGGATGCCGGGTGTGTCGATGATCCAGCTTCCTGCCGGCGCGTCAGTCAGCTTGAGGGCCAGAGCCGACGACGAGGTGTGACGCCCCCGCCCGGTCACCGCATTGACGCCGCCCGTCGCGCGTTCAGCCCCGGTCAGGGCGTTGACCATGGTGGACTTGCCGACGCCGGAGTGCCCCAGCATGACTGTGACCTTGCCGTCGAGGTGGGCGCGGAGCTGCGAAACGGCATCTATGTCGAGGCGGGCGGAGAGGCCGTCGTCGGAGCGGGCGTCGATGCCGGAGGCCTCTGAATCCGCTGTCCTGCTGATGATTACCGGGAAATCAAGGTGCTCATAATTGGACAACAGGTCCGCAGGATCCTTGACGTCCGCCTTGGTGACCAGCAGCAGCGGCTCGATCCCGGCGTCGTAAGCTGCCACCAGGGCCCGGTCGATGAACCCGGTGCGTGGCTCCGGATTCGCGGCTGCCACGACCACCACGAGCTGGTCCGCGTTGGCCACCACCGCCCGCTCTACCGGATCGGTGTCGTCCGCGCTGCGGCGCAGCAGTGTTTTACGGTCCTGGATCTTGACCAGGCGGGCGAGCGTGTTCGGGTCGCCGGAAACATCTCCCACCAGGGAAACGAAATCGCCGGCCACCACCGGGGAGCGGCGCAGTTCACGTGCCCTCGCAGCGATGATGACACGTTCCTCGCCCGAATCCTCACCAACCACAGCCGTGTAGCGGCCGCGGTCCACCGTGATGATGCGCCCGGTCACGGCGTCGTCATGGCTGGGCCTGTCCTTGGTGCGAGGACGCGAGCCCTTTTTGCTCGGACGGATCCGGACATCGGACTCGTCCCAGGAATCAGTGCTGCGGGCCAACGTCCGAACCTTCCGCCCCGTTGTCGGCGGACTGGCCCTGTGCCAGCATGTCTGCCCACAAGCGGGGGAAGTCCGGCATGGTCTTGGCGGTAGTGGCGATGTCCTGTACCTGGACGCCTTCCACCGCCAGACCAAGGATGGCACCTGCGGTTGCCATCCGGTGGTCCGCATAGCTATGGACGACGCCGGCGTGCAGCTTTGCCGGACGGATGACGAGGCCGTCGCTGGTCTCCTCCGCATCACCGCCGAGGCGGTTGATTTCGGTGACAAGCGCGGCCAGCCGGTCCGTCTCGTGGCCCCGCAAGTGCCCGATGCCGGTCAGCCGGGACGGCCCGCTGGCCAAGGCGCACAGGGCGGCAACTGTCGGGGCAAGCTCACTGGTTTCATCGAAGTCGCCGCTCTTGATCTCGGGCCCTCCGGTAACCGTCAGCACGCCGTCGGCCAGGCTCACATCCGCGCCCATGTCCGCCAGGATGCTGCGCCACTGGTCGCCCACCTGGGTGGTCCCGACGGGCCAGCCGGGAATACGGACCGTCCCCCCTGAGGCCAGCGCTGCCGCGAGGAACGGACCGGCGTTGGACAGATCCTGTTCAATACGCTGATCGAAGCCGCGGATGGGTCCCGGGGCCACCACCCAATGATTCGGGACTGAATCATCGACTGATACACCCACCTCCCGGAGCGCGGTGACTGTCATGTTGATGTGGTCAAGGCTTGGGACCGGCTTACCGACATGCTCCAGGCGGAGTCCTTCGGTAAACCGGGCTCCCACCAGCAGCAGGGCGGAGACGAACTGCGATGAGGCGCTGGCGTCGATCACCAGGTGGCCGCCCCGGACTTCGCCCGTTCCTTCAACGGTGAATGGCAGTGATGCAGGCGTTTCCCCGTCCTCCCCGGCCACGGCTACACCCAGCGCCCTGAGTGCCTCGATGATGGTTCCCATGGGGCGATTCCGGGCGTGGGGATCCCCATCAAAGACGCTACTTCCGTGGCGCAGCGCAGCGATGGGCGGAACGAACCGCATAACGGTTCCGGCGAGGCCGCAGTCGATCCGGGCCTGTGACGGAGTGGCCTCATGGCTTAGGGGAGAGATCTCAAGGTCGGGTCCGAACGCGCCGTCTCCGGGCACCTCGGTGATGGTGGCCCCCAACTGGCGGAGGGCCTGGATCATCAAGGCTGAGTCCCTGGAATGCAGGGGAGCCCGCAGCCGGGAGGGGCCGTCCGCGAGTGCCGCAAGAACCAGGAACCTGTTGGTCAGGGATTTCGAACCGGGAACGGTGATGGTGGCATTGACAGGCCGGGTGGCAAACGGTGCCGGCCAGTGCGGGGCGGCTTCGGAGGATTCAGGCAAAGCGGTTGCGGCGGATCCGGTCATTCTTCCCTATGCCCCCGTCGCCTGCTCCACGGCGCGGCGTACTGCCTTGTCCGCCTTGTGGAGCTTCTTGCCGGTCGTCTTTCGTGCGTCGGCGGCAAGGTGGGAAGCGCCTTTCTTCGCATCGGCGGCAAAGTGCTCGGCGCGCCATGCAAGGCCTGGCTTCCCTGCGGTATCCACGGAGGCGAGCAGGACGCCGCCGCTGAGGGACAGGTTCTTCAGGAGCTGGCTGCGGCGGGCATCGCGGCCCTCCTTGCTGCTGATGTCGGCGCTGCGCCATTCGACAAAAGTGTTGAGTGCCGAAATAACAGTGAGCAGTGTTGCCGAGAGACGGCTGAATTTGCCCAGGCCGAACAGCACTCCTGCGCCCACCTGCGTTCCGCCAATAACCCTTGCCAGTGTCTTGTCATCGGTGCGGAAGGGTAGCGAAGCGGTTGCCTTGCGCAGGAGGGGCGAGAGTTGCCGGGCTGTGTCATCTGCGTTCTTGAGCTTGTCGAGACCGGCGAGGACGAAACTGGATGCCAGCATGGGCCGGGCGAGCGTGCGGACAAAGGACATGGATTTCCTCCTGGATGGACGAACCGCGTCGAATGCGGCGAAGTCCGTTCTAGTCTTGCACTTTTGAGGAATATTTGCCTGCCGCCAGGGGTTATGGATTGCGGGTCCGGGAATCGAGCCCTGCCGGGACAAAAGCTCCCGGAACAAGACTGCCTGAAAAGTTTTGGGATGAGTCGGCCGCGACAAAACGACCGGCCAATGGACTGCCGGGAAAAAGAGTGGAGTGCCCTTGAGGTTGGTGAAGGACGGAATGGAAGCCGCGGGCCCCGCCGTATTCGAGAATCTGGAAGCTGATCCTCCGGAGTACGGCTCGCCGCGTTCGCGGAGCGTGACAGTAGACTTGAAGGCAATGAGTACCCTGGATCCGGCCGTTGAGGCCATGTATGAGGCCTCCGGAAGCGAAGCCAAAGGCAGTATCGACGCGCAGCCGGTCGTAGGCGCGGGACTCGATGCGGAGGCCGATTCTCCGGAAGCCGAATCTGTTGAGCTCTCCGTGGATGTGGCCACTGAGACTGCTGACGAGCGCCGCGTCCGTTTTGAGCGCGATGCCATGCAGTATGTGGACCAGCTGTATTCGGCTGCCATGCGCATGGCGCGCAACCCGGCTGACGCCGAGGACCTCGTCCAAGAGGCTTACACCAAGGCCTTTTCCGCGTTCCATCAGTACAAGCCGGGGACCAACCTCAAGGCATGGTTGTACCGGATCCTGACCAACACCTACATCAATCTGTACCGCAAACGGCAGCGCGAGCCGTTGCAGTCCAATTCGGACACCATCGAGGACTGGCAGCTGGCAAGGGCAGAGTCGCACACCTCAAGCGGCCTGCGGTCCGCGGAGGCAGAGGCGCTGGATCACCTTCCGGACTCCGACGTCAAGCGCGCGCTGCAGGACATTCCGGAGGAATTCCGTCTCGCCGTCTATTTTGCCGACGTCGAGGGCTTCGCGTATAAGGAAATTTCGGACATCATGAATACCCCTATCGGTACAGTGATGTCCCGGCTTCACCGCGGCCGGAAAATGTTGCGGGACATGCTGGCGGAGTATGCCGCCGATCGGGGATTCAAAGCCGCCGTCGAACCCGAGGACGCGGCCGCAAGTACAAAACAGGAGAACAGGAAATGAGCGAGTGCCAGGGATTGGGCGACTGCGACGACGCACGGATGCAGCGCATCTACGAGTACCTTGACGGGGCCCTGACCCGTGAGGACATCACGGAGATCAAGCACCACCTCAATGATTGCCCTGAGTGCACGCAGCAATACGACCTCGAGTGCGTAATCCGGAATATGGTGAAGCGCTCCTGCACGGAAGCCGCGCCGGAGAACCTGAAGAACGCCATCCTGGACCGCATCCATTCGATCCGGCCTGTTGACGCCTAAGCACGGGTAAAGTCGGGCAAAGGCAGCCGCCTGTCCGATGCCCGGAAAGACGAAGGACCCCGGAAGCCTTGTGGCTTCCGGGGTCCTTCGCTTAACCGTCAATCCAAGCTTTGCTTAGGTGTTGGGGCGCTTCCCGTGGTTCGCGCCGCCACGCTTACGGTCACGACGTTTACGTGCACGCTTGCTCATAGCTGGCCTCCTTAATGTTGGTACTCAAAAGAGCTGCCCTCAAGTCTCCCACATGATCCGACGGGCCGCGAACCCGGATCGGCCCGTGACCTGCGGGCCAATTCTCCGGCTCAACCGTGCGGCTTAACTGTGCAGCGAGTTCCTGATCGAGATGCGGGCCTGGTTCAAAACCGTCCTGACGGTTTCCAGCGCCACGGGGCTTAGCGGTTCCTTGCTCGCCTGAAGGCGCAGCTCCACGCGCAGATCGTCGCGGAACGCCTGGAGCAGCATCTCCGCCTCCTTGAGCATCCGGTGCCCTTCCTGCGACGGTCCCCTCGCCGTGAGATTGGCGGCCCGCGCTGTGGAACGTGCGGCTTCGGCCGTCGCAGCGAGGTCGGCCCGCAGTCCGCGCATGTTGCTGCGGATATCCTCGCGGAGATTGTCAGCAAGCCGGCGCACAGACTGCGAGATATCGTTCTCGACGCCGGCCAGCTCATCCCGGCGGCCGTTCAGTTCGGCGAGACCGGCCGCTGTGATTCGGTAGTTGGTGCGCCGTCCGGCCGACTCAGTGGCGACCAGCCCTTCTTCCTCCAGCTTCCCCAGCCGCGGGTATATGGTGCCGGCGCTGGGAGAGTATGTGCCGCCGAAACGTTCATTCAGCGCCTTGATGAGCTCGTATCCATGCTTCGGACCGGACTCGAGGAGGGCCAGCAGATACAGCCGCAGGGCCCCGTGCGCGAAGACAGGAGGCATCACTGCCCGGCTTCCGGGTTGCCGGCGTCGCCGTTCTTTCCTTCGTGGCTCCGCGCGGGCTGACTGTGGAAGATCGAGGTTTTGCCCGACACCGAGTTGGTCCGGACCAGCATCAGCTTGCCGTCCGGTCCGGCGATGGTTTCCACCTTGCCACCGGGCTGGGCATAGCGTTGGTCGTCGATCACCACCGTTCCGCCGGCGGACTTTGCCACGATGTCCACGCCGACGTCGTGCGGCAGGCGGATGGTGAGGTCTCCCGAGACGGAATTAGCGCCGAAGTCATGGGTGAATCCCAGCAGGTCGAAGCTCATGTCCCCGCTAACCGTGTTGGCGCGGATGTTGCTGAACCGGCCCGACGCCGTGACCTCGCCGGAGACGCTCTTGGCGGTCAGGACGCCGTCGTGGTTGCGTACGATCACTTCACCACTGATGGTCTTGACGTGGAGGTCGCCTGCGGTGCTGTCTGCGATGACGGAGCCGGAGACGGTACTAAGACGGGTGTGCCCGCTGATTCCGGACACCAGGCCGTCGCCACTCACCGTTCCGGCTTCAACCTCCACGCCCGCGGGGAGCGCGATGGTGATCACCGCTGAGTTGTTGCCGCCGTGGTTGACGGTCTCCATGAGGTTCTTGAACCAGCCTTGCGGGCCGTGGAGCTGATGCCGGATCTCGAGCCTGCCGGCTACGACGCTGACGGACACCGGATCTCCCTGGACGTCGGAGATTTCCACCCGGGCAACAGCCTCGGAGTGGGTGATGACATCGAACCTTCCGCGCACCATTCCCAGTTTCAGCGACCTGATGCCGTCAATGTCGATGGTTTGCGGTGAGGACACGGTCCAGCTGCGCTCCGTCATGATGATGTCTCCATTTCGCGATATATCTTGAGATTCCCAAGGTATATCCGGATGGAACTCACGTCAAGATATATCGCGTTCCCGCCCGGCCGGCCTACTCCGGGGCATCCATCCCAAGCCACTGGAACCAGCCCCGGTGCAGGACCAGCCACGCCATCAGGCCGTAGCCGGACTGGCCTGGCGTTCCGGTGTTGGCAGCCAGATCCTGACGCCATTGCTCATGGTTCAGGAGCGGGGAGAATGTATCGACGTAGGCGTGCTTGCGCCTGGTAGTGACATCGGCAAAAGCGGCGTTCAGCTCTCCCAGACGGCGATTCTGGGCAGGATCGAGAGTGGGCGGAGGGCCGACGACGAACACTTCGATCCGGTTCTGGGAAGCGGAGTCAAGGATGTTGGCGAGGTTCAGCCGGCTGCGGGCAGTGGAAAGGCCAAATTCTATGTCCCGCCCGGAGAGGCCGATGACCAGCCTGTTCTCATGCTGGTCACTGAAGCGGCGGCCGGCTTCCTCCAGCCAACGGGAGGCGAGTCCTTCCGTCCCTTCTTGGGGGCACGGCAAGGCGTAGCTTTCCAGGGTCAGCCCGTCCTGAGGAGTGCGCGCCAGGACGCGGCCCAGCCAGCCGAGCGCCCGGGGATCGCCCAGGCCGGCCAGCAGTTCATCTCCAACAGCTGCGATGCGCAGCTTCCTGTCTTCCACACGTTCCTCTTTACTTCCGTGCCGGATGGCTCCTCGTGCAGCCCCTCCGGGAATTAGCGCCGACCGGTCGTTCTTCGGCGGCTGTGATCCCATTAAACAGAACTGCCCGGCCGGAGTCTGGTATTTCGACGTCCGGCCGGGCAGCCCCCTGGATTACTTCCGTGCAAATGCCTGCTTCAGAAGCGCATCCTGCTCTGCTGCGTGGCGTTTCATGGAACCCGCAGCGGTGGAGGCCGACGCGGTACGTGACACGAGGCGGACGGAGCGGCCAAGCGCCTCCGGCAGGTTGAGGCCCATGAACGGCCACGGTCCCTGGTTGGCAGGTTCGTCCTGTGCCCAGACCACTTCGGCGTTCGGGTACTTCGCGAGCTCCGCCGCGATCTCGGCATGCGGCAGCGGGTAAAGCTGCTCCACGCGGACGATCGCCGTGGTCTGATCATCGGTCTTCTGCCGGGTGGACAGTAGATCGTAGTACAGGCGGCCGGATACCAGCAGGACGCGTTCGACGGCGTCACCCGCCAGCTGCTCATGGTCGCCTATGACAGGGCGGAAGCTGCCGGTGGTGAAGTCCTCGACAGGCGACGCTGCAGCCTTAAGCCGGAGCAGCTGCTTCGGAGTGAAGATGATCAGCGGCTTGCGCGGACGGCTGTAAGCCTGGCGGCGCAGCAGGTGGAAATGCGAGGCCGCCGTCGTGGGGTTCGCGACGACCATGTTCTCTTCCGCGCACATCTGCAGGAAACGCTCGATGCGTGCCGAAGAGTGGTCGGGGCCCTGGCCCTCGTAACCGTGCGGGAGCATCAGCACCAGCGAGGACCGCTGGCCCCACTTCTGCTCAGCCGAGGAGATGAACTCATCGATGATGGTCTGGGCGCCGTTGACGAAGTCACCAAACTGCGCTTCCCAAAGGACGAGGGCATCCGGACGCTCAACCGAGTAACCGTATTCGAAGCCCATCGCAGCGTATTCGGAGAGCAGGGAGTCATAGATCCACAGCTTCGCCTGGTTGTCCGAAAGATTGCCCAGGGGGAGCCACTCGTTGCCGTTCACGCGGTCGTGGAACACGGCGTGACGCTGAACGAACGTTCCGCGGCGTGAGTCCTGGCCAGCCAGGCGGACCGGGACACCCTCCATGATGAGTGAGCCGAAGGCCGCAATCTCGCCGAAGCCCCAGTCGATGCCGCCTTCACGGGACATCTGCTCGCGCTTCTCGAGAAGCTGCTTGAGCTTCGCGTGGACCGTGAAGCCCTCCGGAATTTCGACGTGCGCCTTGCCGATGCGGGCAAGCGTCTCGGGGGAGATGGCTGTGGACGCCGGGGCGTTGGTGCCGAAGTCGGCCTGCTGGGCGATGGGACGCTCGATGTCCGATACTGCGGCGGAGTCCGCCGTGATGATCGGGATCGGTGAGGTCTGGGCGGCGTGCGTCTCGGCGAAGACACGCTCCAGCCGTTCCTGGTAGTCGCGAAGCAGCTGCTCCGCTTCTTCCTCGGTGATGTCCCCGCGGCCGATCAGCGACTCGGTGTACAGCTTGCGGACGGAGCGTTTGGCTTCGATAAGGTTGTACATGAGCGGCTGGGTCATCGACGGGTCGTCACCCTCGTTGTGGCCGCGGCGGCGGTAGCACACCATGTCGATCACAACGTCCTTGTGGAAACGCTGGCGGAACTCGTAAGCGAGTTGGCCGATGCGGACCACTGCTTCCGGATCGTCGCCGTTCACGTGGAACACGGGTGCCTGGATCATCTTGGCAACGTCCGTGGAGTACGTGGAGGAGCGGGAGGAGGACGGCGCCGTCGTGAAGCCCACCTGGTTGTTGACCACCACGTGGATGGTGCCGCCGGTGCGGTAGCCGCGGAGCTGCGAAAGGTTCAGCGTCTCCGCAACCACGCCCTGGCCGGCAAAGGCGGCGTCGCCGTGGACCATGATGGGCAGCACCGGGAAGGCGACGCCCTGGTCCAGGCGGTCCTGCTTGGCGCGGACGATGCCTTCCAGCACGGAGTCGACGGCCTCAAGGTGGGACGGGTTGGCAGCGAGGTAGACCTTGGTCTCCTTGCCGTTGTCCGAGGTGAAGGTGCCTTCGGTCCCGAGGTGGTACTTCACGTCACCTGATCCCTGCACGGAGCGCGGGTCCTGGGTGCCTTCGAATTCACGGAAGACCTGGGCGTAGGTCTTGCCGGCGATGTTGGTGAGCACGTTCAGGCGGCCGCGGTGGGCCATGCCGATGGCCACTTCGTCCAGGCCGTCATCCGCGGCGTCGGACATGATGGCGTCCAGCAGCGGAATAAGGGATTCGCCGCCTTCGAGCGAGAAGCGCTTCTGGCCCACGAACTTCGTCTGCAGGAACGTCTCGAAGGCCTCCGCCGCGTTCAGCTTGGAGACGATACGGAGCTGTTCTTCCCGGGTGGGCTTGGAGTAGGGGTGCTCCAGCTGATCCTGGAACCATTTGCGCTCTTCAGGCTCCTGGATGTGCATGTATTCGATGCCTGTGGTGCGGCAGTAGGCGTCGCGAAGCACGGCCAGGATGTCGCGGAACTTCAGCACGGCCTTGCCGCCGAAGCCGCCGGTGGGCCACTCGCGGTCCAGGTCCCACAGGGTCAGTCCATAGGTCAGCACGTCAAGGTCGGGGTGCTTGCGCTGGACGTACTCCAGCGGATCGGTGTCCGCCATCAGGTGTCCGCGCACGCGGTAGGAGTGGATGAGCTGCTGGATCCGGGCGACCTTGTTGATCTGGTCTGACGGGTCGACCTGCAGGTCGGGGCTCCAGCGCACGGGCTCGTACGGAATGCGCAGGGCCTCGAAGATTTCGTCGTAGAAGTTCTGCGCGCCGAGCAGCAGCTGGTGGACGAGCTTCAGGAATTCGCCGCTGCCGGCACCCTGGATAACGCGGTGGTCGTAGGTCGAGGTCAGCGTCAGGACCTTGCTGATGGCGTTCTGCGCGATGATCTTTTCGCTGGCGCCCTGGAACTCGGCAGGGTAGTCCAGCGCACCAACGCCGATGATAGCGGCCTGTCCCTTGGAAAGGCGCGGCACGGAATGCACGGTGCCGATACCGCCCGGGTTGGTCAGGGAGACCGTGGTGCCGGAGTGGTCGTCCGCTGTCAGCTTGCCGGCACGGGCGCGCTTAATGAGGTCTTCGTAGGTGTGCCAGAACTCGGAGAAGTTGAGGGTCTCGGCCTTCTTGATGTTCGGCACCATGAGCAGGCGGGTGCCGTCAGGCTTGGGCATGTCGATGGCGATGCCGAAGTTGACGTGTGCCGGCTGGACAGCGACAGGCTTGCCGTCGACTTCGTCGTAGTAGACGTTCATCGACGGGAACTGGGACAGCGCCCGGATGACGGCGTAACCGATCAAGTGGGTGAACGAGACCTTGCCGCCGCGGGCCCGGGCCAGGTTGGAGTTGATAACCACGCGGTTGTCGATCAGCAGCTTGGCCGGGATGGCCCTGACGCTGGTGGCAGTGGGGACCTCAAGGCTCGTGATCATGTTCGAGGCGATGGCCTTGGCCGGTCCGCGCAGAACCGAGACGACATCCTCTTCAGGCGCCGTGGGGGCCTTGACGTTCTTGGGAAGCTGG
Above is a window of Arthrobacter pascens DNA encoding:
- a CDS encoding aminotransferase class V-fold PLP-dependent enzyme, whose translation is MAAPVHTTSPATLFSERNAIAGRPLSAVTGAEIQAPLIQGGHVRYANLDYGASAPALSVVSAYLNEILPFYASVHRGAGYASQISTSVYENARNIVRDFVGGRPDDSVVFTRNTTDSLNLLAGCLPSTDGRPNGDVLYLDIEHHANLLPWQGLPHRSVVAADTIAGTIEALRAELEQGGVSLLAVTGASNVTGEILPIRALATLAHEHGARIVVDAAQLAPHRRISISTDDVDYLAFSGHKLYAPFGAGVLVGRPDWLDLGTPHLAGGGAVREARLDGVSWTTGPARHEGGSPNVLGAATLARATQVIAALDQDRWHAHESAIRSFLVEGLQRIEGVTVHQIFKDTDPETDTIGVVNFSVAGYDAGLVAAYLSAEHGVGLRDGRFCAHPLLKRLGLPSGSLRASFGVGSRLEDAQRLLAGIEELRRTGLGWDYVVDSSRWVPANDTRTYPEWAPNTPGTAGAAPCIED
- the hisN gene encoding histidinol-phosphatase; translated protein: MIQSASSYNDDLRLAHVLADSVDDQTMSRFKALDLHVETKPDLTPVTDADKAAEEAIRGQLSRSRPRDAVLGEEFGSSGHGSRRWIIDPIDGTKNFVRGVPVWATLIALVDEGEPVVGVVSAPALGKRWWAAKGAGAYMGRSLAAATRLRVSDVSKLSDASLSYSSLGGWKERGSLDDFLGLTEDVWRTRAYGDFWSYCMVAEGSVDIACEPELNLYDMAALVPIVVEAGGRFTSLDGEDGPFGGNALATNSILHSEVLKRLNPDLDDLL
- the rsgA gene encoding ribosome small subunit-dependent GTPase A, whose amino-acid sequence is MARSTDSWDESDVRIRPSKKGSRPRTKDRPSHDDAVTGRIITVDRGRYTAVVGEDSGEERVIIAARARELRRSPVVAGDFVSLVGDVSGDPNTLARLVKIQDRKTLLRRSADDTDPVERAVVANADQLVVVVAAANPEPRTGFIDRALVAAYDAGIEPLLLVTKADVKDPADLLSNYEHLDFPVIISRTADSEASGIDARSDDGLSARLDIDAVSQLRAHLDGKVTVMLGHSGVGKSTMVNALTGAERATGGVNAVTGRGRHTSSSALALKLTDAPAGSWIIDTPGIRSFGLAHVDPDRILRSFPDLEPGTDACERGCKHTAAAVNCGLDAWVADGQAGPTGPARLASLRRLLGTDPRLEGQETKELGSIS
- the aroA gene encoding 3-phosphoshikimate 1-carboxyvinyltransferase, which codes for MTGSAATALPESSEAAPHWPAPFATRPVNATITVPGSKSLTNRFLVLAALADGPSRLRAPLHSRDSALMIQALRQLGATITEVPGDGAFGPDLEISPLSHEATPSQARIDCGLAGTVMRFVPPIAALRHGSSVFDGDPHARNRPMGTIIEALRALGVAVAGEDGETPASLPFTVEGTGEVRGGHLVIDASASSQFVSALLLVGARFTEGLRLEHVGKPVPSLDHINMTVTALREVGVSVDDSVPNHWVVAPGPIRGFDQRIEQDLSNAGPFLAAALASGGTVRIPGWPVGTTQVGDQWRSILADMGADVSLADGVLTVTGGPEIKSGDFDETSELAPTVAALCALASGPSRLTGIGHLRGHETDRLAALVTEINRLGGDAEETSDGLVIRPAKLHAGVVHSYADHRMATAGAILGLAVEGVQVQDIATTAKTMPDFPRLWADMLAQGQSADNGAEGSDVGPQH
- a CDS encoding DoxX family protein, whose protein sequence is MSFVRTLARPMLASSFVLAGLDKLKNADDTARQLSPLLRKATASLPFRTDDKTLARVIGGTQVGAGVLFGLGKFSRLSATLLTVISALNTFVEWRSADISSKEGRDARRSQLLKNLSLSGGVLLASVDTAGKPGLAWRAEHFAADAKKGASHLAADARKTTGKKLHKADKAVRRAVEQATGA
- a CDS encoding sigma-70 family RNA polymerase sigma factor, producing the protein MSTLDPAVEAMYEASGSEAKGSIDAQPVVGAGLDAEADSPEAESVELSVDVATETADERRVRFERDAMQYVDQLYSAAMRMARNPADAEDLVQEAYTKAFSAFHQYKPGTNLKAWLYRILTNTYINLYRKRQREPLQSNSDTIEDWQLARAESHTSSGLRSAEAEALDHLPDSDVKRALQDIPEEFRLAVYFADVEGFAYKEISDIMNTPIGTVMSRLHRGRKMLRDMLAEYAADRGFKAAVEPEDAAASTKQENRK
- the rsrA gene encoding mycothiol system anti-sigma-R factor, whose amino-acid sequence is MSECQGLGDCDDARMQRIYEYLDGALTREDITEIKHHLNDCPECTQQYDLECVIRNMVKRSCTEAAPENLKNAILDRIHSIRPVDA
- a CDS encoding 50S ribosomal protein bL37; the encoded protein is MSKRARKRRDRKRGGANHGKRPNT